One genomic region from Halococcus qingdaonensis encodes:
- a CDS encoding protein sorting system archaetidylserine decarboxylase has product MRFAPHAWRYATPAFALAPLAALLSPVAGAVAAVAGLFALVFHRDPERETPERGIVAPADGRVSVVRRENGRLRVGIYMGVTDVHVNRAPLAGTVETVTHSPGANRPAFSKDSDRNEKVEIDCGAFSVIQIAGAFARRIHPAVEPGARVERGERIGHISFGSRVDVLFPPAIDRADLAVELDEPVRAGETVLAGGAGRTWRMKGERAAGGANGVTRRHANGEHSEP; this is encoded by the coding sequence GTGCGATTCGCGCCCCATGCGTGGCGATACGCCACGCCCGCGTTCGCCCTCGCGCCACTGGCGGCGCTGCTGTCGCCGGTCGCGGGTGCCGTGGCGGCCGTGGCGGGGCTGTTCGCGCTCGTCTTCCATCGCGATCCCGAGCGCGAGACGCCGGAGAGGGGGATCGTCGCGCCGGCCGACGGTCGCGTGTCGGTCGTGCGCCGCGAGAACGGGCGACTGCGCGTCGGGATCTACATGGGCGTCACGGACGTCCACGTCAATCGCGCGCCGCTGGCCGGCACCGTCGAGACCGTTACGCACTCGCCGGGGGCGAACCGGCCGGCGTTCTCGAAGGACTCGGATCGCAACGAGAAGGTCGAGATCGACTGCGGCGCGTTTTCAGTGATCCAGATCGCCGGCGCGTTCGCCCGCCGCATCCATCCGGCAGTCGAACCCGGCGCACGGGTCGAGCGCGGCGAGCGCATCGGCCACATCAGTTTCGGGAGCCGCGTGGACGTGCTCTTTCCACCCGCAATCGACCGCGCGGATCTCGCCGTCGAATTAGATGAACCCGTTCGTGCCGGCGAGACGGTGCTGGCCGGCGGTGCGGGGCGGACCTGGCGGATGAAGGGCGAACGAGCGGCGGGCGGCGCGAACGGAGTGACGCGCCGCCACGCGAACGGCGAACACAGTGAGCCGTGA
- the priL gene encoding DNA primase regulatory subunit PriL yields MERRHARYPFLDDARRAVGNAEFDLQSLAADERVRERASERVERALDDGTVGEPSRDTRVELLSYPLARVLVSLVDEHVLTRKYARAEAATAHDRLADAENRRELKSARTERLTSEELLTEFDLATDVHADGDGYRVAVGAYLPLAADMRGEEWRLVNRALSDGEVSISATDLAELLRKAIERRVAEGLPLSVPDGIADALKSTVAEIRERLAELDLTREIDTVVPDRFPPCMKALLDSVQKGEHLPHHSRFAITSFLASIGMSTDEIIDLYMVNPGFGEEMTRYQTDHIRGETSPTEYSPPSCATMQSYGDCVNMDDRCETISHPMAYYEQALDDADEELTDWRDDEGENEADADA; encoded by the coding sequence ATGGAGCGCCGTCACGCTCGCTACCCGTTCCTCGACGATGCGCGCCGTGCCGTCGGGAACGCGGAGTTCGATCTCCAGTCGCTCGCCGCCGACGAGCGGGTGCGCGAGCGCGCGAGCGAACGGGTCGAACGCGCGCTCGACGATGGCACCGTCGGCGAACCCAGCCGTGACACGCGCGTCGAACTGCTCTCCTACCCGCTCGCGCGCGTGCTCGTCTCGCTCGTCGACGAACACGTCCTCACGCGGAAATACGCCCGTGCCGAGGCCGCGACGGCTCACGACCGCCTTGCCGACGCCGAGAACCGCCGCGAGTTGAAAAGCGCCCGTACCGAACGACTGACCAGCGAGGAGCTCCTCACAGAGTTCGATCTCGCCACGGACGTCCACGCCGACGGCGACGGCTACCGCGTCGCCGTCGGGGCCTATCTCCCGCTGGCGGCCGACATGCGCGGCGAGGAGTGGCGACTCGTCAACCGCGCACTCTCGGACGGGGAGGTCTCCATCTCGGCGACCGATCTCGCCGAACTCCTCCGGAAGGCGATCGAGCGGCGCGTCGCGGAGGGATTGCCGCTTTCCGTTCCGGACGGGATCGCCGATGCGCTCAAATCGACCGTCGCGGAGATCCGGGAACGTCTCGCCGAACTCGATCTCACGCGCGAGATCGACACCGTCGTGCCCGACCGGTTCCCGCCCTGCATGAAGGCGCTGCTCGATTCGGTCCAGAAGGGCGAGCATCTCCCTCATCACTCCCGGTTCGCCATCACCTCGTTTCTCGCCTCGATCGGGATGAGCACCGACGAGATCATCGATCTCTACATGGTGAATCCCGGCTTCGGCGAGGAAATGACCCGTTACCAGACCGACCATATCCGCGGCGAGACCAGCCCGACGGAATACTCGCCGCCGTCGTGTGCGACGATGCAGTCCTACGGCGACTGTGTCAACATGGACGATCGCTGCGAGACGATTTCGCACCCGATGGCGTACTACGAACAGGCGCTCGACGACGCCGACGAGGAACTCACCGACTGGCGCGACGACGAGGGCGAGAACGAAGCCGATGCTGACGCCTGA
- a CDS encoding DUF7472 family protein, which yields MERETFVEAAVSIAAVVLFLVAIVAVGLLYPNLSGVGPLALIGSIVFFVVVMSAAGYWLAGQ from the coding sequence ATGGAACGGGAGACGTTCGTCGAAGCCGCGGTCTCCATCGCAGCCGTCGTGCTGTTTCTCGTCGCTATCGTGGCCGTAGGTCTCCTCTATCCGAACCTCTCCGGTGTGGGACCGCTCGCGCTCATCGGCTCGATCGTCTTCTTCGTCGTCGTGATGAGCGCGGCGGGCTACTGGCTCGCCGGCCAGTGA
- a CDS encoding AAA family ATPase: MTAPEELYETLSAEIDAVLIGKEELVEGLTIAALTRGHVLLEGVPGVAKTTLARLFARASGLEHTRVQMTPDVLPADVTGTHVYREPTGEFELQRGPVFANLVIADEINRATPKTQSALLEAMQERQVTIGGETLSLPEPFMLVATQNPIEMEGTFELPEAQRDRFQLKLTADLPDRDEGRRLLDRFDDDPDLDPGAIERVATADELLDARAAVTEVYVDDSVKEYVLDIVAATRENPNVEYGASPRATLAFLDAAKARAAINGRDYVIPDDVKALLEPVLVHRLVLSTDASLGDVSAADVLAEIESGVEPPGGDQAPATRAAVHDGGSPDDR, encoded by the coding sequence ATGACTGCCCCCGAGGAGCTCTACGAGACGCTGAGCGCGGAGATCGACGCGGTGCTCATCGGCAAGGAAGAGCTGGTCGAGGGGCTGACGATCGCCGCGCTGACCCGAGGCCACGTGCTGCTCGAAGGCGTTCCCGGTGTGGCGAAGACGACGCTCGCACGGCTGTTCGCCCGCGCGAGCGGGCTCGAACACACCCGCGTCCAGATGACCCCCGACGTGCTGCCCGCGGACGTCACCGGCACGCACGTCTACCGCGAGCCGACCGGCGAGTTCGAGCTCCAGCGCGGGCCGGTGTTCGCGAACCTCGTGATCGCCGACGAGATCAATCGGGCGACGCCGAAAACTCAGAGCGCGCTGCTGGAGGCGATGCAGGAACGACAGGTCACGATCGGCGGCGAGACGCTCTCGCTGCCGGAGCCGTTCATGCTCGTCGCGACCCAGAACCCCATCGAGATGGAGGGCACCTTCGAGCTGCCGGAGGCCCAGCGCGATCGCTTCCAGCTCAAGCTCACGGCCGACCTGCCCGATCGCGACGAAGGCCGGCGACTGCTCGACCGCTTCGACGACGATCCCGATCTCGATCCCGGGGCGATCGAGCGCGTTGCCACCGCCGACGAACTGCTCGACGCACGCGCGGCCGTCACCGAGGTGTACGTCGACGATTCCGTGAAGGAGTACGTGCTCGATATCGTGGCTGCGACCCGCGAAAATCCGAACGTCGAGTACGGCGCGTCGCCGCGGGCCACGCTCGCCTTCCTCGACGCGGCGAAAGCCCGTGCGGCCATCAACGGTCGCGACTACGTCATCCCGGACGACGTGAAGGCGCTGCTCGAACCGGTGCTCGTCCATCGGCTGGTGTTGAGCACCGACGCATCACTCGGCGACGTCTCGGCCGCGGACGTGCTGGCGGAGATCGAGAGCGGCGTCGAGCCACCGGGCGGCGATCAGGCTCCGGCGACGCGGGCGGCGGTCCACGATGGCGGCTCACCCGACGACCGTTAG
- a CDS encoding DUF4350 domain-containing protein, with protein sequence MGLRDRLDVGYPQLVLVALTVVTVVGLVLAASTSSVAFGSYNDAWDGASELREQAQAAGADSEIVRDTDRYANSSPEGTIAVVLSPESGYGPRETDRLRTFVRNGGTLLVAEDFGQHANPLLEAVGAQARVPGQLLRDEQYNYQSTALPIARNVSNASLLTGVDGLTLNHGSPVSPNGATVLASTSDVAYVDSDRDGELGDGEEIGTKPVATSEAVGDGRVLVVGDPSLFINAMVKRSGNQAFVRSVFGAHERVLLDYSHAGGLPPLSVALLVVRDAPLLQILLGALGIGAIALFVRRPGIVGRLTDRVGRTEESSLTARPEALAAFVRERHPDWDDERTERVIQGIMARRDE encoded by the coding sequence ATGGGGCTACGGGACCGTCTCGACGTCGGCTATCCACAGCTCGTGCTCGTGGCGCTCACCGTCGTCACAGTCGTCGGACTCGTGCTCGCGGCGAGCACGTCGAGCGTCGCGTTCGGCTCGTACAACGATGCGTGGGACGGAGCCTCCGAACTCCGCGAGCAGGCTCAGGCTGCGGGTGCCGACAGCGAGATCGTTCGAGATACGGACCGCTACGCGAACAGCTCGCCCGAAGGAACGATCGCGGTCGTCCTCTCACCCGAAAGTGGCTACGGGCCGCGCGAGACGGATCGCCTCCGCACGTTCGTCCGCAACGGAGGCACGCTGTTGGTAGCCGAGGACTTCGGTCAGCACGCGAACCCCCTCCTGGAGGCGGTCGGCGCGCAAGCGCGCGTGCCCGGCCAATTGTTGCGCGACGAGCAGTACAACTATCAGTCGACGGCGCTGCCGATCGCCCGTAACGTCTCGAACGCGTCGCTGCTGACCGGCGTCGACGGACTCACGCTCAATCACGGCTCGCCCGTCAGTCCAAATGGCGCGACGGTGCTCGCGAGCACGTCGGACGTGGCGTACGTCGACAGCGATCGTGACGGCGAACTCGGCGATGGCGAGGAAATCGGTACGAAACCGGTCGCGACGAGCGAGGCGGTCGGCGACGGACGCGTGCTCGTCGTCGGCGATCCGAGCCTGTTCATCAACGCGATGGTCAAGCGGTCGGGCAATCAGGCGTTCGTCCGGTCGGTGTTCGGCGCTCACGAGCGCGTGCTGCTGGATTACTCGCATGCGGGCGGTCTGCCGCCGCTGTCGGTCGCGCTGTTGGTCGTCAGGGACGCCCCGCTGCTCCAGATCCTGCTCGGAGCGCTCGGGATCGGTGCCATCGCGTTGTTCGTGCGCCGCCCGGGCATCGTTGGGCGGCTCACCGATCGCGTCGGCCGCACCGAGGAGTCGTCGCTGACCGCACGGCCCGAGGCGCTGGCAGCGTTCGTTCGCGAGCGCCACCCCGACTGGGACGACGAGCGGACCGAGCGCGTCATACAAGGGATTATGGCCCGTCGGGATGAGTAA
- a CDS encoding helix-turn-helix domain-containing protein, which translates to MPDSMADYLRADMECEGLLECFHGLTDLDRDCFEVIVTDEAPLTIDEIADEVDRERSTVYRSIQRLRQAGFVQKEQINYDQGGYYHVFSPTDPDVVADDMQQMLNDWYAKMGQLIGEFRTKYDTSDQPAAAAES; encoded by the coding sequence ATGCCCGACTCAATGGCGGACTACCTCCGCGCAGACATGGAATGCGAGGGCCTCCTCGAATGTTTCCACGGTCTCACCGATCTCGATCGAGACTGTTTCGAAGTCATCGTCACGGACGAAGCACCGCTGACTATCGATGAAATCGCCGACGAGGTCGACCGCGAGCGCTCGACGGTGTATCGATCGATTCAGCGGCTTCGCCAGGCGGGATTCGTCCAGAAAGAACAGATCAACTACGACCAGGGTGGCTACTACCACGTCTTCTCGCCGACTGATCCCGATGTCGTCGCAGACGATATGCAGCAGATGTTGAATGACTGGTATGCGAAAATGGGCCAACTCATCGGGGAGTTCCGAACGAAATACGATACCTCCGACCAGCCAGCCGCAGCTGCCGAAAGCTAA
- a CDS encoding DUF2270 domain-containing protein produces the protein MSDDTASFDPTGETERHIGRGMFEEEMGPGSSMAHLYRGEIHRMKFWRERLDRTTNWAVTIMAAILTWTFTSDNPHYILLVGMVMLTVFLVIEARRYRGYDLWRSRVRLMQENVFANALDATKDISDPHWRRELSEDYRQPKIKISFEEALAHRLRRVYLPLMTVLLVAWSVRITAFTQAAEWPASAAIGAIPGIIVSGVVVAFFVVAAVVACRPRTWKANGELRLTDVDVWGDAEQ, from the coding sequence GTGAGCGACGACACCGCCTCGTTCGATCCGACCGGAGAAACCGAGCGCCACATCGGTCGCGGAATGTTCGAAGAAGAGATGGGCCCCGGCTCGTCGATGGCACACCTCTATCGCGGCGAAATCCACCGAATGAAGTTCTGGCGCGAGCGCTTAGATCGCACGACCAACTGGGCGGTCACGATCATGGCGGCGATCCTGACCTGGACGTTCACGAGCGACAACCCCCACTACATCCTCCTCGTCGGCATGGTGATGCTCACGGTCTTCCTCGTGATCGAGGCCCGCCGATACCGTGGCTACGACCTCTGGCGCTCGCGCGTTCGGCTGATGCAGGAGAACGTCTTCGCGAACGCGCTCGATGCCACCAAAGACATCAGCGATCCCCACTGGCGACGCGAGTTGAGCGAAGACTACCGCCAGCCGAAGATCAAGATCAGTTTCGAAGAGGCGCTTGCCCATCGCCTGCGCCGTGTGTACCTTCCACTCATGACCGTCCTGCTCGTCGCGTGGTCGGTCCGGATCACTGCGTTCACGCAGGCAGCCGAGTGGCCCGCGAGCGCCGCTATCGGTGCCATCCCTGGGATCATCGTATCCGGTGTCGTCGTCGCGTTCTTCGTCGTGGCGGCGGTGGTCGCCTGTCGGCCGCGGACGTGGAAGGCGAACGGCGAACTCCGCCTCACGGATGTCGACGTCTGGGGCGACGCCGAACAGTAG
- a CDS encoding DUF6691 family protein → MSSESRSPLFMPTIVLGGALFGFGLAHSGMAKPEIVLDFLQLQDLGLVFVMGGAATVTGTVMTLAMRYLDRAPLTDEQYGKRKKTFDRSVLLGGVVFGVGWGISGLCPGSAYASLGIGNFPILIGLAGMFLGAYAQGYWRSYRESTSGTATPSD, encoded by the coding sequence ATGAGCAGCGAGTCGCGCAGCCCGCTGTTCATGCCGACGATCGTTCTCGGTGGCGCGCTGTTCGGGTTTGGACTCGCCCACAGCGGGATGGCCAAACCCGAGATCGTCCTGGATTTCCTCCAGTTACAAGACTTGGGACTGGTGTTCGTGATGGGCGGTGCAGCGACCGTTACCGGAACCGTCATGACACTTGCGATGCGGTACCTCGACCGTGCGCCGCTCACCGACGAGCAGTACGGAAAGCGCAAGAAGACCTTCGACCGAAGCGTGCTCCTCGGTGGGGTCGTCTTCGGTGTCGGGTGGGGAATCTCAGGCCTCTGTCCCGGTTCCGCGTACGCCAGCCTCGGAATCGGGAATTTCCCCATCCTGATCGGGCTCGCTGGAATGTTCCTTGGCGCATACGCGCAGGGCTACTGGCGATCCTATCGAGAGAGCACCAGTGGAACGGCCACGCCAAGCGATTGA
- a CDS encoding YeeE/YedE family protein, with translation MELTHFGQTALAGLFPRGISQYAIGGVLIGLGVSTIYLGTAITPGASTFFESTLSYISKIPRFNRAKYLVSRDWRIVFTLSMVAGATIYALTLGGGGWTTDVQAWRLLAGGVLVGVGTRLGKGCTSGHGINGIASLSGTSFANVATFMLTAIGAALSMQALGVSP, from the coding sequence ATGGAGTTGACACACTTTGGACAGACGGCACTTGCGGGATTGTTCCCACGTGGCATCAGCCAGTACGCCATCGGCGGCGTCCTGATCGGACTCGGAGTCTCGACCATCTACCTCGGAACGGCGATCACACCGGGTGCGAGCACGTTCTTCGAGTCGACACTATCGTACATCTCGAAGATCCCACGGTTCAACCGGGCGAAATATCTCGTCTCGCGTGACTGGCGGATCGTCTTCACACTGAGTATGGTCGCTGGCGCGACTATCTACGCGCTCACGCTCGGCGGTGGCGGCTGGACGACCGACGTGCAGGCGTGGCGGCTGCTCGCCGGTGGCGTGCTCGTCGGCGTTGGCACCCGACTCGGGAAGGGCTGTACTTCCGGTCACGGGATCAATGGGATCGCGTCGCTGTCGGGAACCTCGTTTGCGAACGTTGCGACGTTCATGCTGACGGCGATCGGAGCCGCACTCTCGATGCAAGCACTGGGGGTGTCGCCATGA
- a CDS encoding MBL fold metallo-hydrolase, which translates to MSEQEFPEPEVEVESIEPDQLKERIDRGEEVFLLDTRATEEFEEWHIDGPNVTVHNVPYFEFLLGDVDEAIFEGIPDDRDVTVLCAKGDSSEYVAGLLKERGYEVSHLARGMNGWAGLYEYHELDTDADATIAQYQRPSSGCLAYLVVSGDEAAVIDPLRAFADTYQQDARALGAELTDALDTHVHADHISGVRTVAEEFGATPTVPQPAAERGIEYDSDYETVENGDTIAVGETEIEVLHTPGHTSGMTSYRVNDVLFAGDGLFTESVARPDLEEGAEGAADAARELYDTLQNTILELPDDTIVAPGHFSDSAEAESGTYTARLGDLEARMNALGMTREEFVEFIQSDMPPRPSNYEEIIATNLGQRETTDEKAFELEQGPNNCAASQDALTSD; encoded by the coding sequence ATGAGCGAACAGGAGTTCCCGGAGCCAGAAGTCGAGGTCGAGTCAATCGAACCCGACCAATTGAAAGAACGCATCGACCGCGGCGAGGAGGTGTTCCTGCTCGATACGCGTGCAACCGAGGAGTTCGAGGAATGGCATATCGACGGACCGAACGTCACCGTCCACAATGTTCCGTACTTCGAATTCCTTCTCGGTGACGTTGACGAGGCGATCTTCGAGGGAATTCCCGACGATAGGGACGTAACTGTTCTCTGTGCGAAGGGCGATTCGAGCGAGTACGTGGCAGGTCTACTGAAAGAGCGCGGCTACGAGGTGAGTCATCTCGCCCGCGGCATGAACGGCTGGGCGGGACTCTACGAATACCACGAGCTCGATACCGACGCCGATGCGACGATTGCCCAGTATCAGCGCCCCTCGTCGGGCTGTCTCGCCTACCTCGTCGTCAGCGGCGACGAAGCCGCAGTCATCGACCCGCTACGGGCATTTGCCGATACGTACCAACAGGACGCGCGCGCACTCGGCGCGGAACTGACCGACGCGCTCGACACGCACGTCCACGCTGACCACATCAGCGGTGTCCGTACTGTCGCCGAGGAGTTCGGGGCGACGCCCACCGTTCCACAACCCGCCGCCGAGCGCGGTATCGAGTACGATAGCGACTACGAGACGGTCGAGAACGGTGACACCATCGCTGTTGGTGAGACCGAGATCGAAGTGCTCCACACGCCCGGCCACACGTCCGGAATGACGTCCTACCGCGTGAACGACGTCCTGTTTGCCGGCGACGGCTTGTTCACCGAGAGCGTTGCTCGTCCCGACCTCGAAGAGGGTGCGGAGGGGGCGGCCGACGCCGCGAGGGAACTCTACGACACCCTCCAGAACACAATTCTCGAACTACCTGACGACACCATCGTTGCACCCGGCCACTTCAGCGACAGCGCAGAGGCCGAAAGCGGCACCTATACTGCACGCCTTGGCGATTTGGAAGCTCGAATGAATGCACTGGGGATGACTCGTGAAGAATTCGTCGAGTTCATTCAGTCTGACATGCCGCCCCGACCCAGCAACTACGAGGAGATCATCGCGACCAATCTCGGCCAGCGCGAGACGACCGACGAGAAGGCCTTCGAACTCGAACAGGGACCGAACAACTGTGCGGCCAGTCAAGACGCGCTCACGAGTGATTGA
- a CDS encoding sulfurtransferase TusA family protein, giving the protein MSTEYDAATTLDVQGENCPMPVVKTKGATDDLQSNEVLEVLATDSGSMSDIKGWADTTAGVELVDQIESEQDGEDVYKHYVRKTE; this is encoded by the coding sequence ATGAGTACGGAATACGATGCTGCGACGACACTCGACGTACAGGGCGAGAACTGTCCGATGCCGGTCGTCAAGACCAAAGGGGCGACCGACGATCTCCAGTCCAACGAGGTCCTCGAAGTGCTGGCGACCGACTCCGGCAGTATGAGCGATATCAAAGGCTGGGCCGACACGACGGCGGGCGTCGAGCTGGTCGACCAGATCGAAAGCGAACAGGACGGCGAAGACGTCTACAAACACTACGTGCGCAAGACCGAATGA
- a CDS encoding DsrE/DsrF/DrsH-like family protein, protein MSTETQSTAGETIEDATALEARIEELETELAEIKVDEDDQQMVIIATKGTLDMAYPPLILASTAAAFGWSVTIFHTFWGLEILHEDHSKELGLSSVGNPNMPIPNAIAALPGMDRATAKMMEKRIADNDVASVEDLIETSLDSGVELQACQMTIDLLDYDEADFYDGVEVGVGAATAFQRMADAEIQLLV, encoded by the coding sequence ATGAGCACGGAGACACAGTCGACCGCTGGCGAGACGATCGAGGACGCCACGGCGCTCGAAGCGCGCATCGAGGAACTCGAAACCGAGCTCGCTGAGATCAAGGTCGACGAGGACGATCAGCAGATGGTCATTATTGCCACGAAGGGTACCCTCGATATGGCCTATCCGCCGCTCATTCTCGCCTCGACGGCGGCGGCGTTCGGCTGGAGCGTGACGATTTTCCACACGTTCTGGGGTCTCGAAATCCTCCACGAGGACCACTCGAAGGAGCTGGGCCTGAGTTCGGTCGGCAATCCGAACATGCCCATCCCAAATGCTATCGCCGCGCTGCCGGGCATGGACCGGGCAACCGCGAAGATGATGGAAAAGCGCATCGCTGACAACGACGTCGCAAGCGTCGAGGATCTCATCGAGACCTCTCTCGACAGCGGTGTCGAACTCCAGGCGTGCCAGATGACAATCGATCTGCTCGACTACGATGAAGCCGACTTCTACGACGGCGTCGAGGTGGGCGTCGGCGCGGCGACGGCCTTCCAGCGTATGGCCGACGCGGAGATTCAGCTCCTCGTCTGA
- a CDS encoding YdhR family protein codes for MVAQLLWVNLELAGEVSDEEMTEFAEGIAEFPELRWKIWPFNEERNESQRVFRGAYNTPHG; via the coding sequence ATGGTAGCACAGCTGCTTTGGGTCAATCTCGAACTCGCTGGCGAGGTTTCGGACGAAGAGATGACGGAGTTCGCCGAAGGGATTGCCGAGTTTCCGGAACTTCGATGGAAAATCTGGCCGTTCAACGAGGAGCGAAACGAATCCCAAAGAGTTTTTCGCGGTGCATACAATACTCCACACGGATGA
- a CDS encoding DUF302 domain-containing protein: MTLPIDPTQLDEDDIGTKRTTLEMSHEDAIEHVREVFTDAGFGIPTEFSPSELLNEKVDADRDPYYVLGACNPSVANRALDASENRLGGLFPCNVVIWEEEPGVQTVYHVSIMRIARLVGMAPDDEAMADIIADTGELADEAFERL; the protein is encoded by the coding sequence ATGACGCTCCCCATCGATCCGACTCAACTGGACGAAGACGACATCGGCACGAAGCGAACCACGCTAGAGATGAGTCACGAGGACGCCATCGAACACGTTCGTGAGGTGTTTACCGACGCGGGCTTTGGCATCCCTACCGAGTTCTCACCGTCGGAGTTGCTCAACGAGAAGGTTGACGCCGACCGCGACCCCTACTACGTGTTGGGTGCGTGCAACCCCTCGGTGGCGAACCGCGCGCTCGACGCCTCGGAGAACCGGCTGGGTGGCCTGTTCCCGTGTAACGTCGTCATCTGGGAGGAAGAACCCGGTGTTCAGACCGTGTATCACGTGAGTATCATGCGGATCGCACGGCTCGTCGGAATGGCTCCGGACGACGAGGCAATGGCTGACATCATCGCTGACACCGGCGAACTCGCCGACGAAGCGTTCGAGAGGCTGTAA
- a CDS encoding class I SAM-dependent methyltransferase: protein MGYHTFDADGADKLERPERRYRFLSTEELLWALALSSEDIVADLGSGTGFFTDDVAPHVSGVYAVDIQEAMHEYYEEKGVPENVELVTTGVEELPFEDGSLDAAFSTMTFHEFVSDDALAEIRRVFTPAGRLVIVDWTATGTGENGPPLDERYTADAAADALRDHGFSIEHQFSRPETFLLVATIE, encoded by the coding sequence ATGGGCTATCACACCTTCGACGCCGACGGGGCCGACAAGTTAGAGCGGCCGGAACGACGCTATCGGTTCCTCTCGACCGAGGAACTACTGTGGGCACTCGCACTCTCCTCGGAGGATATCGTCGCCGACCTCGGCAGCGGGACCGGGTTTTTCACCGACGATGTCGCACCCCATGTAAGCGGGGTGTACGCGGTCGATATCCAGGAGGCGATGCACGAGTATTACGAAGAGAAAGGCGTCCCGGAGAACGTCGAACTCGTCACGACAGGGGTCGAAGAGCTTCCGTTCGAGGACGGAAGTCTCGACGCCGCGTTCTCGACGATGACCTTCCATGAATTCGTGAGCGACGACGCGCTCGCGGAGATTCGTCGAGTGTTCACGCCGGCGGGGCGGCTCGTCATCGTCGACTGGACTGCCACCGGCACCGGAGAGAACGGCCCGCCCCTCGACGAACGGTACACTGCTGACGCAGCCGCGGATGCCCTCCGTGACCACGGGTTCAGTATCGAACACCAGTTCAGCCGCCCGGAGACGTTCCTGCTGGTCGCCACGATCGAGTAA
- the trxA gene encoding thioredoxin, with the protein MAAETAANASIDTPTEPIPIGGRDEFDDVTAEYDVVLTDFHAEWCGPCQMLEPIVDRLATETNAAVAKIDIDENQQLAQTYGVRGVPTLALFAEGEQVEKVVGVQSEEQLRSLIEQYTE; encoded by the coding sequence ATGGCAGCCGAAACAGCAGCCAACGCCAGTATCGACACCCCCACGGAACCGATACCCATCGGGGGCCGGGACGAGTTCGACGACGTCACGGCCGAGTACGATGTCGTACTCACGGATTTCCACGCCGAGTGGTGTGGGCCGTGCCAGATGCTCGAACCGATCGTCGATCGGCTCGCAACTGAGACTAATGCCGCGGTCGCGAAAATCGACATCGATGAAAACCAGCAACTCGCTCAGACCTACGGCGTCCGTGGTGTCCCGACGCTCGCCCTCTTCGCCGAGGGCGAGCAGGTTGAGAAGGTCGTCGGCGTCCAGTCCGAGGAACAGCTTCGCTCGCTGATTGAGCAGTACACCGAGTGA